Proteins from a genomic interval of Amycolatopsis sp. cg13:
- a CDS encoding TetR/AcrR family transcriptional regulator, producing MARWEPGARERLVVAAVDLFAEQGYDATTVAQIAERAGVTKSTFFRHFPDKRELLVAGQETLSRLLAEGIADAPADASPLEAVAGGLRRAATAMGPMNRELAPRLKAAVAASTELQERDALKSVGLAAAMTSALTARGLPDATAALASELGVLAFKRGYFEWSESDRGDDADPAEYLVAALEELRAASASLG from the coding sequence ATGGCCCGATGGGAACCCGGAGCGCGCGAACGGCTGGTCGTCGCGGCCGTCGACCTGTTCGCCGAACAGGGCTACGACGCCACGACGGTCGCGCAGATCGCTGAGCGCGCCGGCGTCACCAAGAGCACGTTCTTCCGGCATTTCCCGGACAAGCGGGAACTGCTGGTGGCCGGACAGGAAACGCTGAGCCGGCTGCTCGCGGAGGGAATCGCCGACGCACCCGCCGACGCCAGCCCGCTGGAAGCAGTCGCGGGAGGCCTGCGCCGCGCCGCGACCGCGATGGGCCCGATGAACCGGGAACTCGCCCCTCGGTTGAAGGCCGCGGTTGCGGCCAGCACGGAACTGCAGGAGCGGGACGCACTGAAGAGCGTCGGCCTCGCCGCGGCGATGACTTCCGCACTGACCGCCCGAGGCCTGCCCGACGCGACCGCGGCGCTCGCCAGCGAGTTGGGGGTGCTGGCTTTCAAGCGGGGCTATTTCGAGTGGTCGGAGAGCGATCGCGGGGATGACGCTGATCCGGCGGAGTATTTGGTGGCTGCGTTGGAGGAGCTTCGCGCGGCCAGCGCTTCGTTGGGTTGA
- a CDS encoding SDR family oxidoreductase: MRVFVTGATGLIGSAVVAELLGNGHSVLALARSEASAAAAEKAGAEPVRGALADLAVLREAVAKADGVVHLAFANAFSSDEALANAVAEETAALKVQAEALVGSDRPLVTVSGTPYAPGRASTEADPVSTDGPVGGRGRTVAEVLGFADRGVRTSAVRLPRTVHNNGEGGFAGLLTNIARQTGVSGYPGDGSQRWPAVHALDAAVLFRLALEKAEPGTAWHAVADEGVRVADIAAVIGRRLGLPVESVPEATYGPLGPIFATDQPSSSAHTQQALGWAPKHPGLLADLENLRG; encoded by the coding sequence ATGCGCGTGTTCGTCACCGGAGCGACCGGTTTGATCGGCTCCGCGGTCGTCGCCGAACTGCTGGGCAACGGCCACTCCGTCCTGGCGCTCGCTCGGTCCGAAGCCTCCGCCGCGGCGGCCGAAAAGGCTGGTGCCGAGCCGGTGCGGGGTGCGCTGGCTGATTTGGCCGTCCTCCGCGAGGCCGTGGCCAAGGCCGACGGGGTGGTGCACCTCGCCTTCGCCAATGCGTTCAGCAGCGACGAAGCCCTCGCGAACGCGGTCGCCGAGGAAACGGCGGCGCTCAAGGTGCAGGCTGAGGCGCTCGTCGGCAGCGATCGGCCGCTGGTCACGGTTTCCGGGACGCCGTATGCGCCGGGTCGCGCGTCGACCGAGGCTGATCCGGTTTCGACGGACGGGCCCGTCGGCGGGAGGGGGCGCACGGTCGCCGAGGTGCTGGGGTTCGCGGATCGCGGGGTCCGGACGTCCGCGGTGCGCCTGCCGCGCACGGTGCACAACAACGGCGAGGGCGGGTTTGCCGGTCTGTTGACCAATATCGCCCGGCAAACGGGAGTGTCCGGTTATCCGGGCGACGGCTCACAGCGGTGGCCGGCGGTGCACGCGCTCGACGCGGCGGTGCTTTTCCGGCTCGCTTTGGAGAAGGCGGAGCCCGGTACTGCCTGGCACGCGGTCGCCGACGAAGGCGTTCGGGTCGCGGACATCGCGGCGGTGATCGGACGGCGGCTGGGGCTCCCGGTCGAATCGGTGCCGGAGGCGACTTACGGGCCGCTCGGTCCCATTTTCGCGACCGATCAGCCCTCCTCCAGTGCGCACACCCAGCAAGCGCTCGGCTGGGCGCCGAAGCACCCCGGCCTGCTGGCGGACCTGGAGAACCTTCGGGGCTGA
- a CDS encoding class I SAM-dependent methyltransferase, with translation MAPSGESEAPQDGQFWEDLYRSREQVFSGEPNGVLVTEVEGLPPGQALDVGCGEGGDARWLAAHGWQVTALDISRTALQRAAAANAGIAWVCSDLAASPVPARAFDLVSVQYFPLRPDDGVVRKLLDAVAPGGTFLFASHDPRDLRPEHSGYCQPDDIARVLGDEWTVLVNESRPRVSPAPPGTAHTRDTVLRAQRTS, from the coding sequence ATGGCTCCGTCCGGCGAATCCGAAGCACCACAAGACGGGCAGTTCTGGGAAGACCTCTACCGCAGCCGCGAGCAGGTCTTCAGCGGTGAGCCCAACGGCGTCCTCGTCACCGAGGTCGAAGGGCTTCCGCCGGGGCAGGCGTTGGACGTCGGGTGCGGCGAAGGCGGCGATGCGCGGTGGCTGGCCGCGCACGGCTGGCAGGTGACGGCGCTCGACATCTCGCGCACCGCACTCCAGCGGGCGGCCGCCGCTAACGCCGGGATCGCTTGGGTGTGTTCGGATCTGGCCGCGAGTCCGGTTCCGGCTAGGGCGTTCGACCTGGTCAGCGTCCAGTATTTCCCGCTTCGCCCCGACGACGGGGTCGTGCGGAAGCTGCTCGACGCGGTCGCGCCCGGCGGGACGTTCCTCTTCGCCAGTCACGACCCGCGCGACCTGAGGCCGGAGCACTCCGGCTACTGCCAGCCCGACGACATCGCGCGGGTTCTCGGCGACGAGTGGACCGTCCTCGTCAACGAGAGCCGGCCACGGGTGTCGCCTGCCCCGCCAGGCACCGCGCACACCCGTGACACCGTCCTGCGCGCCCAGCGGACCAGCTAA
- a CDS encoding FAD-binding oxidoreductase: protein MSNDALLQRLRDDLGPAAVLTDADVTDAYARDMMPLAPSGKPLAVVLPADTAGVQATVRACAEARVPIVPRGAGSGLSGAANAIDGCVVLSLTKLNEIVEVDAGNRLAVVQPGVVNLDFRSAVEKHGLFYPPDPSSYDWCTIGGNLSTNAGGLCCVKYGVTTDSVLGLEVVLADGSLLKTGRRTVKGVAGYDLTKLFIGSEGTLGVITQATVSLRPLPQAPATFVAGFNTTEAAGEAVARAVREGLVPSLLEIMDAASIKASETYLNTDLGAGSDCQALLLGQSDAGGEAARRELALLEQICTDCGADLVYATDDLEEGKMLLQARRVVLTALETYGVWLTDDVSVPRTRIAELIRGCERISEKVGLKIAVVGHAGDGNMHPTIVYAPDSEDEFARAQQAFDEILEVGLSLGGTVTGEHGVGKIKREWLAREIGPVGIRVHRQIKQALDPENLFNPGSMFSMTD from the coding sequence ATGAGCAACGACGCCCTCCTCCAGCGGCTTCGGGACGACCTCGGCCCGGCCGCGGTGCTCACCGACGCTGACGTCACCGACGCCTACGCGCGCGACATGATGCCGCTCGCTCCCTCGGGAAAACCGCTGGCGGTAGTGCTTCCGGCGGATACCGCGGGAGTGCAGGCGACTGTCCGGGCTTGTGCCGAAGCGAGAGTCCCCATCGTGCCGCGCGGGGCGGGCAGCGGGCTTTCCGGCGCGGCCAACGCGATCGACGGCTGTGTCGTGCTTTCGCTGACCAAGCTGAACGAGATCGTCGAGGTCGACGCGGGCAACCGGCTCGCCGTCGTGCAGCCGGGCGTAGTCAACCTCGACTTCCGGTCCGCCGTCGAGAAGCACGGCCTGTTCTATCCGCCGGACCCGTCCAGCTACGACTGGTGCACCATCGGCGGAAACCTCTCCACCAACGCCGGCGGCCTCTGCTGCGTGAAATACGGCGTGACCACGGATTCGGTGCTCGGCCTCGAAGTCGTGCTCGCGGACGGATCGCTGCTGAAAACCGGCCGCCGCACGGTGAAGGGCGTCGCGGGGTACGACCTGACCAAGCTGTTCATCGGCAGCGAGGGCACGCTCGGCGTCATCACCCAGGCGACCGTCTCGCTGCGGCCGCTTCCGCAGGCCCCGGCCACTTTTGTCGCCGGGTTCAACACCACCGAGGCGGCGGGCGAAGCGGTCGCGCGGGCGGTGCGCGAGGGGCTCGTGCCGTCGCTGCTGGAGATCATGGACGCGGCGTCGATCAAGGCGTCCGAGACCTACCTCAACACCGACCTCGGGGCGGGCTCGGACTGTCAGGCGCTGCTGCTCGGCCAGTCCGACGCGGGCGGTGAGGCGGCCCGGCGCGAGCTGGCGCTGCTCGAACAGATCTGCACTGACTGCGGCGCGGACCTCGTCTACGCCACGGACGACCTCGAAGAGGGCAAGATGCTGCTGCAGGCCCGCCGCGTCGTGCTGACCGCGCTGGAGACCTACGGCGTCTGGCTCACCGACGACGTCAGCGTGCCCCGCACCCGGATCGCCGAACTGATCCGCGGCTGCGAACGGATCAGCGAGAAGGTCGGGCTCAAGATCGCCGTCGTCGGCCACGCCGGGGACGGGAACATGCACCCGACCATCGTGTACGCGCCCGATTCCGAGGACGAGTTCGCGCGCGCCCAGCAGGCGTTCGACGAGATCCTCGAGGTCGGACTGTCGCTCGGCGGCACGGTGACCGGCGAGCACGGCGTCGGCAAGATCAAGCGCGAATGGCTCGCCCGCGAGATCGGCCCGGTCGGGATCCGCGTGCACCGGCAGATCAAACAAGCCCTTGACCCGGAAAACCTCTTCAACCCGGGCTCGATGTTTTCCATGACTGACTGA
- a CDS encoding DedA family protein — MILAQNTVTTMSLLPSWLDPQHLLNGLTAPVIAVLCLIIFIESSIFPVLPGDSLLFTAGLFIANGTLKAPLWLVCVLVTVAALLGNVVGYYLGYFVGPKLFSRPDSKFFKQEYVDKTHSFLEKHGPKAVVLARFVPFVRTFITWIAGIGRMDPKRYFTYTVIGGILWAAGITVLGSLLGNIGFIRDNVDAIFVLIVLVSVVPIAIEYLKSRREKKARPADDSADVTQQIPRVRD, encoded by the coding sequence GTGATTCTCGCCCAGAACACAGTGACCACCATGTCCCTGCTGCCGTCGTGGCTGGACCCGCAGCATCTGCTGAACGGGCTGACGGCGCCCGTGATCGCCGTGCTGTGCTTGATCATCTTCATCGAGAGCAGCATCTTCCCGGTGTTGCCCGGCGACTCGCTGCTCTTCACCGCGGGCCTGTTCATCGCGAACGGCACGCTGAAGGCGCCGCTGTGGCTGGTGTGCGTGCTGGTCACGGTCGCGGCGCTGCTGGGCAACGTCGTGGGGTACTACCTCGGCTACTTCGTCGGGCCGAAGCTGTTCAGCAGGCCGGACTCGAAGTTCTTCAAGCAGGAGTACGTCGACAAGACGCACAGCTTCCTGGAGAAGCACGGTCCGAAGGCCGTCGTGCTGGCCCGGTTCGTGCCGTTCGTGCGGACGTTCATCACCTGGATCGCCGGCATCGGCCGGATGGACCCGAAGCGCTACTTCACGTACACGGTCATCGGCGGCATCCTCTGGGCCGCGGGCATCACCGTGCTGGGGTCGCTGCTGGGCAACATCGGCTTCATCCGGGACAACGTCGACGCGATCTTCGTCCTCATCGTGCTGGTGTCGGTGGTGCCGATCGCCATCGAGTACCTGAAGAGCCGCCGCGAGAAGAAGGCCCGCCCGGCCGACGATTCCGCCGACGTCACGCAGCAGATCCCGCGCGTGCGCGACTGA
- the nagA gene encoding N-acetylglucosamine-6-phosphate deacetylase — MLDRVKHPGDFVITGGRVVAPDRVLDDGWLAVSGGQIAAVGTGTPPSSPDAATVDVAGALVVPGFVDTHCHGGGGASFSTLDPDEIRTAVRAHRRHGTTTMLASLVSDPIDLLTEQIAALRELVQEGDLAGIHLEGPFISRARCGAHDPDTLREPDTGTVEKLLRAGHGSIRMVTLAPELNGGVKAVRQLAESGVIAAIGHTDGVADQLVPAIDAGATVATHLFNGMRPLHHREPGPVGVLLDDERVTVELICDLVHLHPTVVRLAAQHAGRGRTVLITDAMSATDAADGRYTLGRLAVDVHDGVATLDNGSLAGSTLTMDNAFRNLVKGAKLDVLDAVRATSARPAELLGIADRTGALRPGLAADAVILDDDLRPSRVLHRGEWVAEAGRATLST, encoded by the coding sequence ATGCTGGACCGCGTGAAGCACCCCGGAGACTTCGTCATCACGGGCGGCCGCGTCGTGGCCCCGGACCGCGTACTCGACGACGGCTGGCTCGCCGTGTCCGGCGGACAGATCGCCGCGGTAGGCACCGGCACGCCCCCGAGCAGCCCGGATGCCGCGACGGTCGACGTCGCCGGCGCGCTGGTCGTCCCCGGTTTCGTGGACACCCATTGCCACGGCGGCGGCGGTGCCTCGTTCTCGACGCTCGACCCGGACGAGATCCGCACCGCGGTCCGCGCCCACCGGCGGCACGGCACCACGACCATGCTCGCGAGCCTGGTCTCCGACCCGATCGACCTGCTCACCGAGCAGATCGCCGCCCTGCGCGAACTCGTCCAGGAGGGCGACCTCGCGGGCATCCATCTGGAAGGCCCGTTCATCTCGCGCGCCCGCTGCGGCGCCCACGATCCGGACACTCTGCGTGAACCGGACACCGGCACCGTCGAGAAGCTGCTGCGCGCCGGGCACGGCTCCATCCGGATGGTCACGCTCGCGCCGGAGCTGAACGGCGGCGTCAAGGCGGTCCGGCAGCTCGCGGAATCGGGCGTGATCGCCGCGATCGGCCACACCGACGGGGTCGCTGACCAGCTGGTTCCGGCCATCGACGCCGGCGCGACGGTCGCCACCCACCTGTTCAACGGCATGCGCCCGCTGCACCACCGCGAGCCGGGCCCGGTCGGCGTGCTGCTCGACGACGAGCGCGTGACCGTCGAGCTGATCTGCGACCTGGTCCACCTGCACCCGACGGTCGTGCGGCTGGCCGCGCAGCACGCGGGGCGCGGCCGGACGGTGCTGATCACCGACGCCATGTCGGCCACCGACGCCGCCGACGGCCGCTACACCCTCGGCAGGCTGGCGGTCGACGTCCACGACGGCGTCGCCACCCTGGACAACGGTTCCCTCGCCGGAAGCACGCTGACCATGGACAACGCCTTCCGCAACCTGGTGAAGGGTGCGAAACTCGACGTACTGGACGCCGTCCGGGCGACGTCGGCGCGACCGGCCGAACTGCTCGGCATCGCCGACCGCACCGGCGCACTGCGCCCCGGCCTCGCCGCGGACGCCGTGATCCTGGACGACGACCTGCGCCCGTCCCGGGTACTGCACCGGGGCGAATGGGTGGCCGAGGCGGGGCGGGCTACCTTGAGTACGTGA
- a CDS encoding SigE family RNA polymerase sigma factor, whose product MLEGNAERSVEATLGHLRTMDGPVPAQPPTAPLNLEDLYRQHRMRLVRLAILLVDEPATAEDVVQEAFTGLHRNWGRLRDAAAAVGYLRTAVVNGSRSVLRRRKTAREYVPPHAVNARSAESLAMLSSEHQAVVNALSKLPPRQREVLVLRYYGGLSEAEISEAAGISKGTVKSTASRALEALQKAMQPPQ is encoded by the coding sequence ATGCTGGAGGGGAACGCGGAACGCAGCGTCGAGGCGACCCTCGGCCACCTGCGGACCATGGACGGGCCGGTCCCGGCGCAGCCGCCGACCGCCCCGTTGAACCTGGAGGACCTCTACCGGCAGCACCGGATGCGGCTCGTGCGGCTCGCCATCCTGCTGGTCGACGAGCCCGCCACGGCCGAGGACGTCGTGCAGGAGGCCTTCACCGGACTGCACCGCAACTGGGGAAGGCTGCGCGACGCCGCGGCGGCCGTCGGCTACCTGCGCACCGCGGTGGTCAACGGATCGCGCAGCGTGCTGCGGCGGCGCAAGACCGCGCGCGAGTACGTGCCCCCGCACGCGGTGAACGCCCGGTCCGCGGAAAGCCTCGCGATGCTCTCCAGCGAGCACCAGGCCGTGGTCAACGCCCTGTCGAAGCTTCCGCCGCGCCAGCGCGAGGTGCTCGTGCTGCGCTACTACGGCGGGCTGAGCGAAGCGGAGATTTCGGAAGCCGCGGGCATTTCGAAGGGCACCGTGAAGTCAACCGCCAGCCGGGCGCTGGAGGCGTTGCAGAAGGCAATGCAGCCGCCCCAGTGA
- a CDS encoding YciI family protein, which translates to MAWYLVEIRYVQEKLADVRPRHRDYLKEHVEAGRVAVAGPLADNSGGLVLWQAEDEAALNELIDNDPYALEGVVAERTVREFKPVLGDWVPAQG; encoded by the coding sequence ATGGCCTGGTACCTCGTCGAAATCCGCTACGTCCAGGAGAAGCTGGCCGACGTCCGGCCGCGGCACCGGGACTACCTGAAAGAGCACGTCGAGGCAGGTCGCGTGGCCGTCGCGGGTCCGCTCGCCGACAACTCCGGCGGGCTGGTGCTCTGGCAGGCCGAGGACGAGGCGGCGCTGAACGAGCTGATCGACAACGACCCGTACGCGCTCGAGGGCGTCGTGGCCGAGCGCACCGTCCGCGAGTTCAAGCCGGTGCTCGGCGACTGGGTCCCCGCCCAGGGTTAA
- a CDS encoding 2Fe-2S iron-sulfur cluster-binding protein — MTAPQFPPRLDGSGKRDRLMSTLVAVTATYRRLAEISGRRRPPVQEVDRRLPLVVDAVRTEADGVVSLRLVRPDGTSLPTWRPGAHIDLLLPSGEVRQYSLCGSPSDLSHYRIAVRLIGSASAEVHALTAGTRVTVRGPRNAFPFVTAPAYHFIAGGIGITPILPMVHRAEAIGADWRLVYTGRDRESMPFLDELPAERVRIRPDKEFGMPASGAELLEEMPAGASVYCCGPVPMITGVRVDLARTGNASVYFERFSPPPIVDGEPFQVVLRRSGHTLDVPADRSTLDVVREVLPDVPYSCRQGFCGTCEVAAEDGGRVRICVDRGPAVLEL; from the coding sequence ATGACCGCACCGCAGTTCCCGCCCCGGCTCGACGGCAGCGGCAAGCGCGACCGGCTGATGTCCACTTTGGTCGCCGTCACCGCGACCTACCGGCGGCTGGCGGAGATTTCCGGCCGACGGCGTCCTCCAGTGCAGGAGGTCGACCGGCGGCTGCCGCTGGTCGTCGACGCCGTGCGCACCGAGGCCGACGGTGTGGTGAGCCTGCGCCTGGTGCGGCCGGACGGAACTTCGCTGCCCACTTGGCGTCCAGGCGCGCATATCGATCTGCTGCTGCCTTCAGGGGAAGTGCGGCAATACTCGCTGTGCGGCTCGCCTTCCGACTTGTCGCACTACCGGATTGCCGTGCGACTCATCGGTTCCGCCTCCGCCGAGGTCCACGCGCTCACCGCCGGAACTCGCGTCACGGTACGCGGTCCGCGTAACGCTTTCCCGTTCGTCACCGCGCCCGCGTACCACTTCATCGCGGGCGGAATCGGGATCACGCCAATCCTGCCGATGGTGCACCGCGCGGAGGCGATCGGCGCGGATTGGCGGCTGGTCTACACCGGCCGCGACCGGGAGTCGATGCCGTTCCTCGACGAACTCCCGGCCGAGCGGGTCCGGATCCGGCCGGACAAAGAATTCGGCATGCCCGCGTCCGGCGCGGAACTGCTGGAGGAAATGCCCGCCGGCGCGTCGGTGTACTGCTGCGGCCCGGTGCCGATGATCACCGGCGTCCGCGTCGATCTGGCCCGCACGGGCAACGCCTCGGTCTATTTCGAACGGTTCTCGCCGCCGCCGATCGTGGACGGCGAGCCGTTCCAGGTGGTCTTGCGCCGCAGCGGACACACCCTCGACGTGCCCGCCGACCGCTCCACGCTCGACGTGGTGCGCGAGGTGCTGCCGGACGTGCCGTACTCGTGCCGGCAGGGCTTCTGCGGCACCTGCGAGGTGGCGGCCGAAGACGGCGGGCGCGTGCGGATCTGCGTCGACCGCGGGCCCGCCGTCCTGGAGCTTTAA
- a CDS encoding metal-dependent hydrolase, which translates to MSAEHEQIVLHARDVEFDWSKLPMHWIPGQPQATHSINVLHLALPEGERWFVEVFKQAVPLIRDERLKEDVLGFIGQEAMHAEAHDGAAEHLESAGVSVRPYIAQMEWMFRRLLGDRPGSSREWLIERLALVAAIEHYTAFLGQWILDAKELDAAGADETMLDLLRWHGAEEVEHRSVAYDLFCHLDGRYGRRVRSMIVVTPVLAWVFLRGTRFLMKNDPTRPGRTSWRAYRRAARQGLLPGPRELLHEIRPYFRKSYHPTETGNTDQAVAYLASSPAAKAADAPR; encoded by the coding sequence ATGAGTGCCGAGCACGAGCAGATCGTGCTCCACGCGCGAGACGTGGAGTTCGATTGGTCGAAGCTGCCGATGCACTGGATTCCCGGGCAGCCGCAAGCCACGCACAGCATCAACGTGCTGCATTTGGCGCTGCCCGAAGGCGAACGCTGGTTCGTCGAGGTGTTCAAGCAGGCCGTCCCGCTGATCCGCGACGAGCGGCTCAAGGAGGACGTGCTCGGGTTCATCGGCCAGGAGGCGATGCACGCCGAGGCACACGACGGCGCGGCGGAACATCTTGAGTCCGCCGGGGTTTCCGTGCGGCCCTACATCGCGCAGATGGAGTGGATGTTCCGGCGGCTGCTCGGCGACCGGCCCGGATCGAGCCGGGAGTGGCTGATCGAGCGGCTCGCGCTGGTCGCCGCGATCGAGCACTACACGGCGTTTCTCGGCCAGTGGATCCTCGACGCGAAGGAACTCGACGCGGCCGGAGCCGACGAGACGATGCTGGATCTCCTTCGGTGGCACGGTGCCGAGGAAGTCGAACACCGGTCGGTGGCCTACGACCTGTTCTGTCACCTCGACGGCCGTTACGGTCGGCGAGTGCGTTCGATGATCGTGGTGACGCCGGTGCTGGCGTGGGTTTTCCTTCGCGGGACGCGGTTCCTGATGAAGAACGACCCGACGCGCCCAGGCCGCACCAGCTGGCGGGCATACCGGCGCGCCGCCCGCCAGGGGCTGCTGCCGGGACCGCGCGAACTGCTGCATGAGATCCGGCCGTACTTCCGGAAGTCCTATCACCCCACCGAAACCGGCAACACCGACCAGGCGGTGGCGTACCTGGCGAGTTCGCCCGCGGCCAAGGCCGCCGACGCTCCGCGATGA
- a CDS encoding flavin-containing monooxygenase, whose amino-acid sequence MTERFKVVIVGTGFSGLGQAIQLEKAGIRDYVILEKADEVGGTWRDNSYPGCACDVQSHMYSFSYAQNPDWSRSFSPQPEIFDYLKGVADKYRLRDRIRFGVEITGAHWDEGERRWTIETKGGTEFSAQFLVAGVGGLHIPQIPKLPGIAKFKGQTWHSAQWNHEFDLKGKRVAVVGTGASAVQFVPKIAPEVGELTLFQRTPPWIMPKPDHAMPGWARQLFKRVPGTQRLYRNALYWMLESRAIGFNGHPKLMQAAEVLARRHIAKGIKDPALRRKVTPDYTMGCKRVLLSNDYFPALDRPNVDVVTDGIAEVRAHSIVDTAGVEHEVDAIIYGTGFKVTDALEYLDITGVDGRNLAKTWATEGIQTHKGITVSGFPNLFFLLGPNTALGHNSVVFMIESQSRYVVDAIRLADSRGAAALDVRPSVQDEFQEQIQDKLVKGVWTQGGCKSWYLDAKGVNRTIWPGFTWRYWLETRRVEPSDYELSGRS is encoded by the coding sequence ATGACCGAGCGGTTCAAGGTCGTGATCGTGGGCACCGGGTTTTCCGGGCTCGGCCAGGCGATCCAGCTCGAAAAAGCGGGCATCCGGGACTACGTGATCCTGGAGAAGGCCGACGAGGTCGGCGGCACCTGGCGGGACAACTCGTACCCGGGCTGCGCGTGCGACGTGCAGTCGCACATGTACTCGTTCTCCTACGCGCAGAACCCGGACTGGAGCCGGTCGTTCTCGCCGCAGCCGGAGATCTTCGACTACCTCAAGGGCGTCGCCGACAAGTACCGACTCCGCGACCGGATTCGCTTCGGCGTCGAGATCACCGGGGCGCACTGGGACGAGGGCGAACGCCGCTGGACGATCGAAACCAAGGGCGGCACGGAGTTTTCCGCGCAGTTCCTCGTCGCCGGTGTCGGCGGGCTGCACATCCCGCAGATCCCGAAACTGCCGGGAATCGCCAAGTTCAAGGGCCAGACCTGGCATTCGGCGCAGTGGAACCACGAGTTCGATCTGAAGGGCAAGCGGGTCGCGGTGGTCGGCACCGGCGCGAGCGCGGTGCAGTTCGTGCCGAAGATCGCGCCCGAGGTCGGCGAACTGACGCTGTTCCAGCGCACGCCGCCGTGGATCATGCCGAAACCGGACCACGCGATGCCAGGCTGGGCCAGGCAGTTGTTCAAGCGCGTGCCAGGCACGCAGCGGCTCTACCGCAACGCGTTGTACTGGATGCTCGAATCCCGCGCGATCGGGTTCAACGGCCATCCGAAACTCATGCAGGCCGCCGAGGTTCTCGCGCGCAGGCACATCGCGAAGGGCATCAAAGACCCCGCGCTGCGCCGGAAAGTCACGCCCGACTACACGATGGGCTGCAAACGCGTCCTGCTGTCGAACGACTATTTCCCCGCGCTGGACCGGCCGAACGTGGACGTCGTCACCGACGGTATCGCGGAGGTCCGCGCACACAGCATCGTCGACACCGCCGGCGTCGAGCACGAGGTCGACGCGATCATCTACGGCACCGGCTTCAAGGTGACCGACGCGCTGGAGTACCTCGACATCACCGGCGTCGACGGCCGCAATCTCGCGAAAACCTGGGCCACCGAAGGAATCCAGACGCACAAGGGCATCACCGTGTCCGGGTTCCCGAACCTGTTCTTCCTGCTCGGCCCGAACACCGCGCTCGGCCACAACTCCGTGGTGTTCATGATCGAATCGCAGTCCCGCTACGTGGTCGACGCGATCCGGCTGGCCGATTCGCGCGGTGCCGCGGCGCTCGACGTGCGGCCGTCGGTGCAGGACGAATTCCAGGAACAGATCCAGGACAAGCTCGTCAAGGGCGTGTGGACCCAGGGCGGCTGCAAGAGCTGGTACCTCGACGCGAAGGGCGTCAACCGGACCATCTGGCCGGGCTTCACCTGGCGGTACTGGCTGGAGACCCGCCGCGTCGAGCCGAGCGACTACGAACTGAGCGGCCGGTCATGA
- a CDS encoding helix-turn-helix transcriptional regulator: MSVELGTFLRSRRERIAPADAGLPITGRRRTPGLRREELALLAGISATWLTYLEQGRDVRPSDQVLDALARALRLTSAEQEHLRRLADGGKTPEDAPEEAAPEVAGVPAMLGDNPAYVTGICYDLLAYNDAAAELFRNIEPGSNVVRWMFTEPAAREVLVDWEQEARNILARLRAIAGRHPDHPRVTRLVAELTEASPEVREWWPHYEIQFSHAGHKRFRHPRLGVVTASHAAFHVAERPEQTLVVYRLPSGTDE, from the coding sequence GTGAGCGTCGAACTGGGCACTTTCCTGCGCAGCCGCCGCGAGCGGATCGCCCCGGCCGACGCGGGCCTGCCGATCACCGGACGCCGCCGCACGCCCGGGCTGCGCCGCGAGGAATTGGCCCTGCTCGCCGGAATCAGCGCCACCTGGCTCACCTACCTCGAACAGGGCCGCGACGTCCGCCCGTCCGACCAGGTGCTCGACGCCTTGGCCCGCGCACTTCGGCTGACCAGCGCCGAGCAGGAACACCTACGCCGCCTCGCCGACGGCGGAAAAACCCCCGAGGACGCTCCCGAAGAGGCTGCGCCCGAGGTCGCGGGCGTCCCGGCGATGCTGGGCGACAACCCCGCGTACGTCACCGGAATCTGCTACGACCTGCTCGCCTACAACGACGCCGCCGCGGAGCTGTTCCGGAACATCGAACCGGGTTCCAACGTCGTCCGCTGGATGTTCACCGAGCCCGCCGCGCGCGAGGTCCTGGTCGACTGGGAGCAGGAGGCGCGCAACATCCTGGCCCGGCTGCGAGCGATCGCCGGACGGCATCCCGATCACCCGCGCGTGACCCGGCTGGTAGCCGAGCTGACCGAGGCGAGTCCCGAGGTGCGCGAGTGGTGGCCGCACTACGAAATCCAGTTCAGCCACGCAGGTCACAAGCGCTTTCGACACCCTCGGCTCGGCGTGGTCACCGCGTCGCACGCCGCGTTCCACGTGGCCGAGCGGCCGGAGCAGACACTGGTGGTCTACCGGCTGCCGAGTGGTACTGACGAGTAG